A stretch of the Miscanthus floridulus cultivar M001 unplaced genomic scaffold, ASM1932011v1 fs_647_6_7, whole genome shotgun sequence genome encodes the following:
- the LOC136532532 gene encoding uncharacterized protein, which produces MGVGQADDPGQRWHGRPLQVAGSAVARSTIAVARGGRGMPGAPRGVFGSTGVGGTAAVAEDGGGGRQGGARPRRGEGAARAQEPARGPGRGRQPWATALRGGVARLRGAALLHTEAQRPRGAGSPRWHGAGRPRGGRGGARRDRGAGAARARARARARAAGGGGGEARLCSARAREGEEERRGAHW; this is translated from the coding sequence atgggcgtgggtcaggccgacgaTCCGGGCCAGCGGTGGCACGGCCGGCCGCTGCAGGTGGCGGGGTCGGCGGTGGCGCGGTCGACGATAGCAGTGGCGCGCGGCGGGCGTGGGATGCCCGGGGCTCCGCGCGGCGTGTTCGGCTCGACGGGCGTGGGAGGCACGGCGGCCGTGGCcgaggacggcggtggagggcggcaaggcggggcgaggccaagGCGAGGAGAGGGCGCAGCGCGGGCGCAGGAACCGGCGAGGGGACCGGGGCGCGGGCGTCAGCCGTGGGCAACGGCGCTGCGCGGGGGTGTGGCGCGGCTGCGGGGTGCGGCACTCCTACACACCGAGGCGCAGCGGCCGCGGGGCGCGGGCAGTCCGCGGTGGCACGGCGCGGGGCGGCCTCGGGGCGGCCGCGGTGGCGCTCGGCGGGAtcggggcgcgggcgcggcgcgggcaagggcgcgggcgcgggcgagggcggccggcggcggcggcggcgaagctcggctctgctctgctagggcgagagagggagaggaagagaggcgtgGGGCCCATTGGTAA